From Tachypleus tridentatus isolate NWPU-2018 chromosome 8, ASM421037v1, whole genome shotgun sequence, a single genomic window includes:
- the LOC143222984 gene encoding tRNA (32-2'-O)-methyltransferase regulator THADA-like isoform X2, whose protein sequence is MEESGSSWRSVWLKPLVATFLKGNKTQMTAISTYVLPKLLKTDPYSVPYIIELMPPEPDSSTDVEGEPPVHTRANS, encoded by the exons ATGGAAGAGTCTGGTTCATCTTGGAGATCTGTTTGGTTAAAACCATTAGTTGCTACTTTTTTGAAAGGCAACAAGACTCAAATGACAGCTATTTCTACT TATGTCCTTCCAAAGCTACTAAAGACAGATCCTTATTCAGTTCCCTACATAATTGAGTTAATGCCACCTGAACCAGATTCCAGTACAG ATGTAGAAGGAGAACCACCAGTCCACACAAGAGCCAACTCATAA